The genomic window CCGACCACGTACGTCGCCTCGCCGTCGCCCGAGAGCAGTCGGTGACGCAGTTGCGCGGCCAGGCTCTCCCGGCGTCCACCCTCGAGGTGGACGTCCCGTGACAGTCGTTCCTTGAACTCGACGTTGCCACCGTCCTGTTCGCCACGGTCCAGGGCTCGCTCGAGGAGAGCCCGGTCACGGCTCATACTCCACGGTAGCGGCCCGCATGGCAAAAACCTTCCCGTACAGTGGTAACATAGCACACAATATGTGTCGGGAGCGTGGACTTCCGCTCGGGTGTCATCAGGAGGCGTACGGCTCGCTCTTCGAACCTGAGTCGACGGCGCGGTCGTCGTGACGGCCGTCGACCGGGGTGTTCCGGCCGCGGTTTCAAGGCGCTCGAGACGCTACTTCGGCTATGAGCGTCAGCGGCCTCTGTCAGATCTGTGAGTCCCGGCCCGCACAGGAGCGGTGTGGGAACTGCGGCACGCTCGCCTGTGACGTCCACTACGAGGACGGGAAGAACCTGTGCGTCGAGTGCGCCGCGCAGGCGGATCCGACGCAACCGTCGCCGTCGGAGTCCGAAGACGTCGACATCAACCGGCTCTGAGCCCGTGACCTCCATCCGCGACGTGCTCGGCGACTCGCTGGCCGTCGGCGAGCGATTCGAACTCCGCCTCGAGGAGCGCGACGACCGACTCGTCGCCGACCATCCCAACGAAGCGAGTCCCATGGATATCGCGGTCGTCGACGGACTGAATCGACTCGAGGAACGGCCACCGGCGGATCCCGTCGCGGTCGAGATTCTCGGTCGGACCGTCGACGACCGGATCGCGGGTCGCGTGATCGATCCCGACGGTCCCTAGTCTCGGTACTGATTCAAGCGCTTTTTCAACCGCTTCGCGGCCTGTCCGCTCGCCGAGGCGAACTCCTCGCCGTCGTCTTCCCCGGCGAAGATAATTCCCCGCGAGGAGTTGACCAGCCCGACGCCGTCGGCGAGGCCGTACTCCACGGCCGCCTCGGCGTCGCCGCCCTGTGCCCCCACGCCGGGGACGAGGAAGGGGAGGTCGGGCACCTGCTCGCGGAGGTCCTCGAGTTCCTCGGGTTTGGTCGCGCCGACGACGAGGCCCACGTTGTCGTTCTCGTTCCAGAGGTCCGCCAGCGCGGCGACGCGCTCGTAGACGGCGTCGCCCGTCTCGAGTTCCAGGTCCTGAATATCGGCACCGCCGGGGTTCGAGGTCCGACAGAGAACGAAGACGCCCGCCTCCTCGTTCGAGAGGAACGGCTGCAGCGAGTCCCGACCCATGTAGGGGTTGACGGTGATCGCGTCGGCCGTCTCGAGCAACTGCGCGTACTGGCGGGTCGTGTTCCCGATGTCGGCCCGCTTGGCGTCCAGCAGGACGGGTACGTCCTTCCCGTGGGCGTAGGCGATCGTCTCCGCCAGCGCTCGCCAGCCGTCGGGATCCTCGTAGAAGGCGGCGTTTGGCTTGTAGACGGCGGCGTGCTCGTGAGTGGCGTCGATGATCCGACGGTTGAAGGCCCACCGCGGGAGGTCGTGCTCCGCGAGGTGGTCGGGAATTCGCGACGGGTCGGGATCGAGGCCGACCGAGACGACGCTGTCGACCGTCCGAATGCGGTCGTGCAGGCGATCGAAGAAGTTCATGCCTGCGAGTGGTCCCCCGCCGGTCGAAAAGGTTGCTATCCCGTCGGCCGTTTCGCGATCGGGGCCGTCCCGCGGGCGGATTCGACCGAGCACACGAGGGCTATCGAGACCACCATCCGATCGTGAAAATCATCCGCGTTCACCGTTGACGGTCCGGAATATCCCGAATGCGAACCGTTCCCGTTCCAAATACTTTAGACATCAGCTACTTCGCTATTATAATCCTTGGCTACAGTATGTCGATTCGAACCAACGAGAAATCTAACTCGCATCTCGGCCGACTGCGGGATCGTATCCGCTCGACGCTGTTCGCGGGCGACGACCGGTCCGCGGAGGACGCCGACGCCGACGCCGACGGCGTCGAAACCGACGACACACCGTCGCCGGATGCCCCCGGTAACCTCTTCCAGTGCTCGCGGTGCGGGACCGTCTACATCGACTCCGAAAAGAGCGACTGCGCGGAGTGCGAGGAAGCCGTCGAGGAAGTCCGGTCGGATCTGAAGTCGTCGCTCGCCCGGTAGTCCGACCGTCTCTCGGCGTTATCGAACGGCTGATTCGGCGTTCGTCTCGGCTTCCGTTCTCCTCAGGCCTCGAGTATCTCGATCGGATTGTTCTCCGGATCGCGGAGGAACAGGATCGTCGTCCCGCTCTCGGTCGTTCGCGGTTCGCTGATCGTCGAGACGTCCTCGGGGAGGGCCGCGTAGAACGCGTCGAGGTCGTCGACCGTCAGTCCGACGTGTTTCGCGCCGGGCTGGTTGAGCCCCGCCGCGGGCGAGCCCCGCGCTTCCGGTTCGTACTCGACGAGTTCGATGCGGATCCCGTCGGCCTCGAGGTGAGCGAACTCCCCGCGGGCGCCGTCGACGCCGACGGCGTCCGAGAACTCCTCGCCGCCGACGCTGAATCGCTCGACGACGTCGAGTCCGAGAACGTCCCGGTAGAAGGGCAGCGTCTCCTCGAGGTCTTCGACGGTGATCCCGACGTGGTGTGCGCTGAGCGTTGCCATCGAGTACTCCCTGCGAGCGGGGAGAAAAAACGCTTCCGTTGGGCGTTGATCGCGCGGGCCAAGAGACCCGAGAGACGGGCGACTCGCGTTCGGCGCCCGCGACGCCCTTCGAATTCGATGCGACGGACGACACTCGCGACTCAGTTTCCGTCGAGGAACTCGCGGAGCCGGTCGGTGTAGGCGTCGGGTCGATCGGCCATGACCCAGTGAGACGCCGACTCGAGGCCGACGAGTTCGGCGTCCGAGATGTCCCCTTCCAGCCGCTCGGCGTACTCGACGGGCTGGAACTCGTCCTCGGCGCCCCACAGCAGGAGCGTTCGAGCGGTGATTTCGCTCGGATCGATCTCGGTCGTGTGGCTCGTGTTCGTACCGATCGCGTCGCGAGACAGCGAGACGACCGCCTCATCGGAATCCCACGGCGCGAGCATCCCTTCGACGAACGCCTCGTCGGGGTCGTCGTACCGGGTGTCGCGGAAGATGCCCTCGAGCAGCTCGCGGGCGTCGTCGACGCTCATCTCGGCGATAGTCGACGGCAGCCCGAGGTCGATGATGGCCTCGACCGGCCACGAGTCGTAACAGACCGCGTTCGACAGCGCGAGCCGTTCGACCGTTTCGGGATTGTGCACCGCGTAGCGCAGTCCGACGCCGCCGCCGAGGTCGTGGCCGACGAACGTGATCGACTCGAGGCCCAGTTCGTCGACCAGACCGTCGACCATCGCCTCCTGCGCGCGGATCGAGCGATCGAAGCCGTCGTGCATCGCCGAGTTCCCGTAGCCGACCATATCGGGCGCGATCACCCGGTAGTCGTCCGACAGCGGCGGGGCGACGTCGCGCCAGAGGTACGACGACGTCGGAATGCCGTGGCAGAACAGCACCGGTTCCCCCTCGCCGTCGTCGTAGTAGGCGACCTCGAGGTCGTGTTCGTCGACGGTGACGGTCGTCGTCTCCTGGTCGTCGGCCCACGTCTCGTACTCCATGACACGGAGGGCTGCCACACCGACGGCATTAGTGGTTGGCGTCGGTCGGATCGCGGACGTATTCCTCGGACGAGCCCGGCGCTCGAAGAACGGAGCGACGGTGCCCGGAACCCTCACGAACGCGGGTCTCTGGAGGCGGGCTTCTCGAACCGATCGGAGTTGATGGAGTACACGTGCTGTCTCGCGTCCGCGAACGAGATCTGGGAGTCGACGAGATCGTGCTCCTCGAGTTGCTTCAGGGCGTAGCGGACCGTCCGCGCGGGGAGCATGGTCTCCTCGGCGAGTCGCGACTGCGTGAGAGAGCCCTCGTGTGCGAGGACCGTCAGCACGAGTTTGGCGCTCGGCGGGACGTCATCGACGGCGTCCGGGGCTGTGGTCGACGTGAGAACGACCTGATCGCTCATTGTCCGTCTCTGGCCACGAACCCTCTTTAATGATTCTCTGCAGCGGCGACTGCCGGCCCCGCTCCGAGTCGGTCAGGACGCCTCGAGTTCGTCCGCCAGCTCGTGGAAACTGTCGATCGTCAGGTCGGGTTCGACCTCGTAGGGCCCCCAGAGCGTGTCCGATCGGTTGATCCAGACGCCCTGCATCCCGGCGTTGATCGCACCCGGGACGTCCCACCAGCCCGCGGCGACGAACGCGATCTCCTCGATCGGCGTGCCGATCTCGTCGGCGGCGTGGCGGTACAGTTCGGGCTGGGGTTTGAACTGCTCGATCTCGTCGGCGCTGATCGCGTCCGCGAGTACGTCTCCGAGGTCGGCGTGATCGACCAGCGACTCGAGCATCTCCTCGTTGCCGTTCGAGACGACGTAGCAGTCGTAGCCCAGGTCCCGGAAGCGCTCCATCCCGTCGCGGACGTCGTCGAAGACCGGCAGTTCGTGGTACGTCGAGAGGATCTCCTCGCGCTCGTCCTCGTCGATGTCGACGCCGATCGTGTCGAGGGCGACCCGGAGCGCGTGACGGTTCATCTCGTAGAACGTGTCGTACTCGCCGATCGCGTTGCCGACCATCGCGTTCGCCAGCGATCGCTGGCGCCACAGTTTCGCGACGAGCGAGGGGTCGAACTCGTCGACGTGCTCCGAGAGGGGTTCGGCGACCCCGGACACGTCCACGAGCGTCCCGTAGGAGTCGAACGCGAGCGTCTCGACGGCGTCGGGATCGAACGTCATGACGGTCGCAGTACCTCGCGAACGGCGAAATAGCTTGGCCCGTCGACGAGGCGACGCTCCCGTCGCGCTGCCGGCACGGGACTGATAGTCGTCACCGTCGTGAGACCCCGCATGGATCCGAGCGAACAGCTGTACGAACGGGACGCCGAGGGCTGGCGCCGCGGCCTGTACGAGGACGTCGAGTCGACGTTCCGCGCGCCGATCGTCAACTGGTTCTTCCGGACGCTGACGGCCAACGAACCCGAATTCGCGCGGTACCTGTGGGCGCAGTGCAAACCGCTCTTCCAGACGCGCGCGTTCGGCCGGTACACCGTCTCCTACAGGGACGCCGTGCTCTCGGCGCTCGAGGACGCCGCCGCGGACGTTCCGCGCTACCGGCGGGCCGATCTCGGTCTCCGCCCGCCCGAGTGGCGCGAGCTCCGCGGCCAGATCGCGACGTTCGATATCGTGGCGCCGCGGCTCGCGTTCACCTTCGCGGTCTGCGACCGGGCGATGAACGGCGACCTGCCGGAGACCGATCCGACCGGCGAAGCCTCGACGGCGCCCCTCCCGGCGTGGCTCGATCGGGATCGCGGTCGGTCGGTGACGATGCTCGACGACGACGCGGTCCCCGCCGACCTCGAGCCCACCGTCGACGAGATCCGGGATTTCCACGGGCTCGAGGGCGGGCTGCCGAGCATCTACCGCTGTCTCGCGCAGTGGCCGGACTACCTCGAGCCGGCGTGGTCGGACCTCGAGGCCGTCCTCGAGAGCGACGCGTTCGAACGCGGTCGCGACGACGCCGACGCGGTCGTCGACGACCACATCGAGAAGCTCCCGTACGCGCCGCGGCTCTCGCCGACGGCGCTCTCCGAACGAGGGTTCGACGACGCGACGATCGACGACCTCCGGGAGTTCGTCCGCCAGTTCAATCGCGGCGCGATCGAAACCGTGCTCCCGGCGCTGGTCGTCTACGCGGCGACGCTCGACGTCGACGGCGAGCGGTCGCTCTAGAGCGCCGCGTCGGTATTCGAGGGCCGTCACTCGAGGACGGCCCGCACCTGCAGGTACTCGACGCGGATCGCGTTGTCGCCGAACCACTCCTCTAGGGCCGCGACCGCGTCCCGGCGGAGTGCGGCGCGGGCCTCGTCGTCGTCCATCCGCCGGAGCACCGGCGACAGCGGGCCGGACTCCTCGGCGAACTCCCGCCAGAAGTGATGCGGAGTCGCGTAGCGGAACTCGAGCAGGCGCCGCTGCAACGAGAGGTCGGTGTCGGCGAACTCCTCGCGGACGAACGCGGGGTCGCCCCACCGGAGGTGCGACCGCGGATCGCTCGGCGGCTCGTCGACGTGGTCGGTCAGCACCTCGGTGAGGTCGCCGACGACGCCGTTCGGCGACCACGCCGTGAAGCAGACGCGACCCCCCGATTTCGTCGCGCGACGCAGTTCCGCACCGGCCGCCGTCGAGTCCGGCGCGAACACGTGACCGAAGTTCGAGAGGACGACGTCGAACGCGCCGTCGGGGACCGGCAGGGCCTCGGCGTCGCCGGTGAGCCAGCCGATGTCGTCGTACCCCGCGAGCGCGGCGTTCTCTCGGGCGAGCTCGAGCATGTCGTGGGCGAGGTCGAGACCGACGACGTCGGCCCCCGAGCGGCGGGCCGTCAGCGCGGCGTTGCCCGTTCCGCAGCCCACGTCGAGGACGCGGTTTCCCGGATCGATCCCCGCGGCGTTGACCAGCCGCGCGATGGCGGGCAGCATGTTCGGCGCCATCGCGGGATAGCGGCCCGCCGACCAGACGTGTCTCGCCGATCGGCCGTCGGCCTCGCTCGAGTCGGTCATACCGGTTTTCCGCCGCCCACGGACAAAAATCGACGGTCGGCAGTTCCGTCCGCGAGTCCGCCTCGCTCGAGCGACCCCGCGAATGCTGGCCCCCGAACGGAGGGGGCCGCGACCGTCGGTCGTCCCATGACACGAACGGCCGTGATCGCCGGCGTCGGTCCCGGACTCGGTGCATCGCTCGCCCGCAAATTCGTCGCCGAGGGCTGTCAGGTCGGACTGTTCGCCCGGTCGGCGGAGTACCTCGAGGAGCTGGCCGACGACCTCGGCGACGACGCGGTCGCCGTCCCGACGGACGTCACGGACCCCGAACAGGTCGAGGCGGGCTTTCGGGAGGTTCGCGACGCGTTCGGTCCGGTGGACGTCCTCGTCAACCACGCTAGCGGCGGGGCGTGGCAGGGACTGCGGGAGATCTCGCCGGACGCGTTCGAGCAGGCGTGGCGCGTCTCGGCCTACGGCGCGCTGCTGTGCTCGCAGGCGGCCGTCGACGACATGCTCGCCGAGGACGGCGGCACGATCATCTTCACCGGTGCGACGTCGGCGGTCCGCGGCCGCGAGGGCGCGATCGGCTTCAGCGCGGCCAAGTTCGCCGTCCGCGGGACGGCCGAGTCGATGGCCCGCGAGCTCGGCCCGGAGGGGATCCACGTCGCCCACGTCGTGATCGACGGGGGGATCCGGCCGCCGAACGTCGACGATAGCGACGCGGCGACGTCCCTCGATCCGGACGCCATCGCCGACTCCTACTGGCACCTCGTCACGCAGGATCGGTCGTCGTGGACCCTCGAGTTGGATCTCCGACCTCACGTCGAGGAGTTTTGAACCGCTGGATCGGGTCAGACGCGGCCTAGCGTTATCCCGTCGGGGATCGATCGTTCGCTATGACCCGCGTCGCGCTGATCGCCCACGACGAGACGAAACCCGACCTGATCGAGTTCGCGCAGACCCACGAGGACCAGCTCCAGAAGTACGAACTGATCGCGACCGGAACGACGGGGAAACGGCTACAGGAGGAGACCGCCCTCGAGGTCGAGCGCATGGCGTCGGGGTCGCTCGGCGGCGACCTGATGGTCGGGGCGGAAGTCGCGAAGGGGAACCTCGACGGGGTCGTCTTTCTCCGGGACCCGCTGGAGGCACAGCCCCACGAACCGGACATCACGGCGCTGTTGCGGATCTGTGACGTCCGCGACGTCGCGCTGGCGACGAACCGCTCGTCGGCGGAGTTCCTGATCGACGGGTTGGCCGACTGACGGTCGCCCATCGCCGACCGCAGCGACCGGTCTCGACCGCCGTACACCGACCTTTACTATCCGGACAGCGAACGTGTCCGTATGACCGTATATGAGAGCGACCTCCCCGGCGTCGGGAAGAAGTTCGAGGTCGAACTCGAGGACGACTCGAGACTCGTCATCGTGACCCACAACACGGGGAAGCGGGAGGTGTTCCTGAAGGACGATCCGGACGCGGACGGCGACAAACTGTTCGAGCTCTCGGATCGCCTCGCCCGGAAGGTCGGAACGATTCTGGAGGGGGCGTACTTCCAGCCCGTTCAGGCCGAGGCGGTGGAGACGATGCTCACGGACGATACGTATCTCGAGTGGTACAACGTCAGTGACGCGGCCGATATCGCCGGCCAGACCCTCGAAGAAGCGGACGTTCGAAATCGGACGGGGGTCTCGATCGTCGCGATCCAGCGCGGCGACGACCTGATCTCGCCGCCGACGCCGGAGACGGTCCTCCAGGTCGACGACACGCTCGTCGTCATCGGCGAGCGCGAGGAGTGCGCCGAGTTCGAGACGCTGTTGGGTGACGAGGTATAATCGCTCGATGACGGTTCCGTCGGAGGTGACCGCGAGTGGCTACTGCTGAATCGACCGCGCTGATCGACGTCGGAATCCTCTTCGGGGCCGTCGCGATCGCCGGCCTCGTCGCGAACCGGATCAACCAATCGGTGATCCCGTTCTACATCCTCATCGGCATGCTGTTGAGCGAGTACGTCGTCGGCAGGATCGACTTCCCGGCGCTGCTCGGCACGGACGCGATCCCCCACGGCGCCGAGCTCGCGCTCGCCGATACCGACTTCGTTCACGTCAGCGCCGAGATCGGGATCGTTCTCCTCCTCTTCTTCCTCGGCCTCGAGTTCAACCTCGACCGCCTGATCGCCTCGAAGGAGCGGATCGGGAAGGCGGGGGCGGTGGATCTCGCGATCAACTTCGGCGCCGGACTCCTGCTCGGCTACGCGCTGTTCGGCTCGTTCCTCGCCGCCTTCCTCACCGCCGGGATCGTCTACATCTCCTCGTCGGCGATCATCACGAAGTCGCTGATCGATCTCGGCTGGATCGCCAACGACGAGTCCGACGCGCTGCTCGGGACGCTGGTCTTCGAGGACCTCTTCATCGCCGTCTATCTCGCGGTCGCGACCGCGCTGGTGCTCGGCGGCGGCGCCGTCGGCGAGGCGCTTGGGCAGATCGGCGTCGCGGTCGGCTTCATCCTCGTCTTGCTCCTGCTGGTCTACCTCGGGACGGCGTGGTTCCAGCGCAGCCTCGAGACCGACTCCCACGAGTTCATCGTGCTCCGGGCGCTGGGGATCACGGTGTTGCTCTCCGGGATCGCCCTGTCGATCGGCGTCAGCGAGGCGGTCGCCGCCTTCTTCGTCGGAATGGCCTTCTCCGCGACCGAGCACGTCCACGATCTGGAGAACCTGCTCGAGCCGCTTCGGGACGCCTTCGCGGCGATCTTCTTCTTCTGGATCGGGCTGTCGACCGACCCGTCGCTGTTCCTCGGCGTCGCGGGACTCATCGCGGTCGCGGCGGTGGCGACGACGCCGACGAAACTGATCAGCGGCTATCTCGGCGGTCGACTCTACGACCTGAGCGAGCGCCGCTCGGTCCGGGTCGGCCTCGGGATGACCACCCGCGGCGAGTTCTCGCTGATTATCGCGAGCCTCGCGCTCTCCGGCGCCGGGACCGCGCTCCCCGAACCGATCGCGGAGGACGTCTACGCCTTCGCCGTCGGCTACGTCCTGGTGATGAGCATCGTCGGCACGACGCTGATGCAGTACTCGAGCGAAATCGAGTCCGTCGTCGTGCCCCGTCTCGAGGCGTGAATGATGGCGACATCACGGCCGAGCGTCGACTGAGCGTCGACCGAGCACCGGCCGGTGATAACTGAGCGACGGTCGGACGACGACCGACGTTCTGCGGGTTCAGCTCCCGCCCGTTCGAAAAGGGATAGCTTCAACCTCCTCGAGGTCCCCGTGACGTCTATGTCACGGGCGGTCGTCTTCGACCTCGATTACACGCTCGCCGTACCCACGCGGGACCGAGCGACGCTCCTGTCGGAGGCGACGACCGCCGCCGACGCGCCGTCGCTCTCCCGCGAGGAGTACCTCGCGGCCCACCGCCGGAACCTCACCCGCGAGACGCGCGAACCCATCTTCGCCGACTTGCTCGACGACCGAGAGACCGACGCCGATCCCGGCGCGGTCGCCGACGCCTACCGCGAGACGATCGCCGACGCGCTCGAGCCCCTGCCCGGCGTCGAGTCGATGCTCGCGGACCTCCGCGGGGAGTACCGCGTCGGCCTGCTCACCAACGGCCCCGTCCGCGCCCAGCGGGACAAACTCGCGACGCTGGGCTGGGAGGACGCCTTCGACGCCGCGCTCGTCACCGGCGAACTCGAGGCCGGCAAGCCCGACCCGCGCGCGTTCGAGGCGATCGCCGCCGAACTGAACGTCGATCCCCGCGACGCCGTCTACGTCGGCGACGAAGTCGAGGCCGACGTCTCTGGAGCGACCGAGGCCGGTATGGACGCCGTTCAGGTGCTGCTCGAGGACGGCCCCGATCCGGATCCGCGGGCCGTCGCCCACGTCGAGCAATCGTCGATCGCGGCCGACCTCCCGGCGATTCTCGAGGACCTCGCGTAACGTCGCTACGCGATCGACGCTAGTTCTCCGCGCGACTCACCGCTTTGACGACGTCCGTCGCCCGTTTGACGGCGGCGCCGCTCTCGACGAAGACGAGGGTTCGCGGCGGCTGTGCGGCTTTCGGACGCACGCGCAAGCCGACGTCTTCGGCGGCCTCGACCGCGACGTCCTGGCCCATCTCGAACTCGAGGCGGGCCCGATCCTCGTGGACGAAGACGCGCGCGATCCGCTGGTCGTCCGAGTCCGGGAGCGCGAGCGTCACGTCGTACGCGCGCGCACCGTCGGTCGTCGGCTCGACGTCGCGGTCGGCGTTCGCGACCGCGATCGACGCGAGTTCGTCGTCCTCCCGGCCGTCGAGTTCGGAGGCGAGCAGTTCGGCGATCCGGCGACCGTCGGTGATCCGCTCCTCGACCATGTCCACCGGTCGGGCGGCCGGAAACTAACGCCCTTCGGCTTCCGCGTCGGCGAGGGCCTCGCGCGCGACGGGGACCAGTTCGCTCACGTCGACGCCCTCCCGACGGGCGTAGACGACGGCGGCGGCCTCGATGGTCAGTCCGAGGTCGTCCTGCAGCTGGTTGATGGCGCCGACCGCCTCGTGTTTCTCCATCCCCTCGGCGACGAGCGCGTCGAGGACGCGTTCGAACGCCGAGCGCTCCCGCAGGAGCTCCTCGTCGGGGACGAACTCGTCGGGGACGGTCACCTCGGCGGGATCGAACGTTACCTCGAGGCCGCCGTCGGTGCGCTCTAACAGGCCGTCCTGCGTGGCGACGTCGATGAGGCGTTTCGACTGGTCGGGCGAGAACCAGTCGCGGTCGAGCGAGAGCGCGACGACGAACTCGTTCTCTTGGAGGCGCCGGGTGCCGTTCTGGATGAACGGGGCGGCGACCGCGACGCGAAGGCTCATAGAAAGAGGTCGCCGGAACGGCGAGATAACGGTGGCGGTTCCGCGTCGTCGCGGATCGGGAGAGCGACGTCAGTCCGAGGCGCGTCCGCTCCCGCCGTTGCGGTCGGCTCGAGACGGCGGCGGGAACTCGGCGGCGGCCGGCTCCGAGGCGTCCGGCAGGACGCAGCGCTCGGGTTCCTGATTGACGTGCCGGTAGCGGTCGGGTGCGTTCGCCAGCGGATGGGCCGGGTTCTGTTCGCTGGCGATGCGTGCGGCCCTGACCTCGCCGAACCCGGTGAGACGGGCTTCGATGCCGCGCCAGTGATGGCGCGATGCGGGCGGGATCGAGACCGGACGCGGCGGTTTGCCGTCCGGGTGGTTCGTCGCGAGGATGCGACTGTTGACGTTGCTGGCTAACGAGTCGTGGTCCACGAGGACGCCGACGCAGGCGTCTCGCGGCGCGCGAGCGGCGAGGACGTCGAGACCGAGGTGGAGCGCCCGATACTCGGCGACGTTGTTGTCCGGGGGCGCGTCCGCGGTCGCGACGCGGGCGACGCGGGTGCCGTCGCGCGTTTCGATGACAGCGCCCAGTCCGCCGCCCGACTCCCGGAAGGAGCCGTCGGTAGCGACGTAGAAGTCCCGATGATGGGTGCGCGGGGGGTGGGCGATGTGCGGTGTGGGCGACTCGTCGAACAGGTCCCGCAGGTTGGACCGGCCGTGAGCGGCCATACGATCGAGTAAGCCGTTCGACCACTTAACTATTCTGTCCACGATAACAAATGCCATACATCGGGATACCGTGCGCTACTGTGGCAGACACCGGTACGGTCCATTTACTAATACGCTCTGACGGGTACTAGTAGGGAGATTTACAGCAGCGATGAGGGTCATCTAGGGCCGACTGTCATCGCTCGCTATTTGTGTCACCATACCTATGTATTTTCGAGCGGTACGTGGTAACATGGAACGGGAAGCCAACGGACGGCCGACGCGACGGTCGTTCCTGATAACAACGGGTGCAGCGTCAGTGGTGGCGGTTTCCGGGTGTCTCGGTGGTGAGGGGCCGGGCGACGACGAGTTCGTGATTACGCTCTCGCAGTTTCCGGACACCGTCGACCCCATCGACCACATCACGGGCGACTACTTCGACGTCTTCGATCACGTCTACGAACCGCTGTTCGACATTCAACCGGGCG from Haloterrigena sp. KLK7 includes these protein-coding regions:
- the pyrF gene encoding orotidine-5'-phosphate decarboxylase, encoding MNFFDRLHDRIRTVDSVVSVGLDPDPSRIPDHLAEHDLPRWAFNRRIIDATHEHAAVYKPNAAFYEDPDGWRALAETIAYAHGKDVPVLLDAKRADIGNTTRQYAQLLETADAITVNPYMGRDSLQPFLSNEEAGVFVLCRTSNPGGADIQDLELETGDAVYERVAALADLWNENDNVGLVVGATKPEELEDLREQVPDLPFLVPGVGAQGGDAEAAVEYGLADGVGLVNSSRGIIFAGEDDGEEFASASGQAAKRLKKRLNQYRD
- a CDS encoding VOC family protein, encoding MATLSAHHVGITVEDLEETLPFYRDVLGLDVVERFSVGGEEFSDAVGVDGARGEFAHLEADGIRIELVEYEPEARGSPAAGLNQPGAKHVGLTVDDLDAFYAALPEDVSTISEPRTTESGTTILFLRDPENNPIEILEA
- a CDS encoding alpha/beta hydrolase is translated as MEYETWADDQETTTVTVDEHDLEVAYYDDGEGEPVLFCHGIPTSSYLWRDVAPPLSDDYRVIAPDMVGYGNSAMHDGFDRSIRAQEAMVDGLVDELGLESITFVGHDLGGGVGLRYAVHNPETVERLALSNAVCYDSWPVEAIIDLGLPSTIAEMSVDDARELLEGIFRDTRYDDPDEAFVEGMLAPWDSDEAVVSLSRDAIGTNTSHTTEIDPSEITARTLLLWGAEDEFQPVEYAERLEGDISDAELVGLESASHWVMADRPDAYTDRLREFLDGN
- a CDS encoding helix-turn-helix domain-containing protein, producing MSDQVVLTSTTAPDAVDDVPPSAKLVLTVLAHEGSLTQSRLAEETMLPARTVRYALKQLEEHDLVDSQISFADARQHVYSINSDRFEKPASRDPRS
- a CDS encoding haloacid dehalogenase type II; its protein translation is MTFDPDAVETLAFDSYGTLVDVSGVAEPLSEHVDEFDPSLVAKLWRQRSLANAMVGNAIGEYDTFYEMNRHALRVALDTIGVDIDEDEREEILSTYHELPVFDDVRDGMERFRDLGYDCYVVSNGNEEMLESLVDHADLGDVLADAISADEIEQFKPQPELYRHAADEIGTPIEEIAFVAAGWWDVPGAINAGMQGVWINRSDTLWGPYEVEPDLTIDSFHELADELEAS
- a CDS encoding halocarboxylic acid dehydrogenase DehI family protein, translated to MDPSEQLYERDAEGWRRGLYEDVESTFRAPIVNWFFRTLTANEPEFARYLWAQCKPLFQTRAFGRYTVSYRDAVLSALEDAAADVPRYRRADLGLRPPEWRELRGQIATFDIVAPRLAFTFAVCDRAMNGDLPETDPTGEASTAPLPAWLDRDRGRSVTMLDDDAVPADLEPTVDEIRDFHGLEGGLPSIYRCLAQWPDYLEPAWSDLEAVLESDAFERGRDDADAVVDDHIEKLPYAPRLSPTALSERGFDDATIDDLREFVRQFNRGAIETVLPALVVYAATLDVDGERSL
- a CDS encoding methyltransferase domain-containing protein — protein: MTDSSEADGRSARHVWSAGRYPAMAPNMLPAIARLVNAAGIDPGNRVLDVGCGTGNAALTARRSGADVVGLDLAHDMLELARENAALAGYDDIGWLTGDAEALPVPDGAFDVVLSNFGHVFAPDSTAAGAELRRATKSGGRVCFTAWSPNGVVGDLTEVLTDHVDEPPSDPRSHLRWGDPAFVREEFADTDLSLQRRLLEFRYATPHHFWREFAEESGPLSPVLRRMDDDEARAALRRDAVAALEEWFGDNAIRVEYLQVRAVLE
- a CDS encoding SDR family NAD(P)-dependent oxidoreductase; translated protein: MTRTAVIAGVGPGLGASLARKFVAEGCQVGLFARSAEYLEELADDLGDDAVAVPTDVTDPEQVEAGFREVRDAFGPVDVLVNHASGGAWQGLREISPDAFEQAWRVSAYGALLCSQAAVDDMLAEDGGTIIFTGATSAVRGREGAIGFSAAKFAVRGTAESMARELGPEGIHVAHVVIDGGIRPPNVDDSDAATSLDPDAIADSYWHLVTQDRSSWTLELDLRPHVEEF
- a CDS encoding methylglyoxal synthase: MTRVALIAHDETKPDLIEFAQTHEDQLQKYELIATGTTGKRLQEETALEVERMASGSLGGDLMVGAEVAKGNLDGVVFLRDPLEAQPHEPDITALLRICDVRDVALATNRSSAEFLIDGLAD
- a CDS encoding TrkA C-terminal domain-containing protein, whose translation is MTVYESDLPGVGKKFEVELEDDSRLVIVTHNTGKREVFLKDDPDADGDKLFELSDRLARKVGTILEGAYFQPVQAEAVETMLTDDTYLEWYNVSDAADIAGQTLEEADVRNRTGVSIVAIQRGDDLISPPTPETVLQVDDTLVVIGEREECAEFETLLGDEV
- a CDS encoding cation:proton antiporter; translated protein: MATAESTALIDVGILFGAVAIAGLVANRINQSVIPFYILIGMLLSEYVVGRIDFPALLGTDAIPHGAELALADTDFVHVSAEIGIVLLLFFLGLEFNLDRLIASKERIGKAGAVDLAINFGAGLLLGYALFGSFLAAFLTAGIVYISSSAIITKSLIDLGWIANDESDALLGTLVFEDLFIAVYLAVATALVLGGGAVGEALGQIGVAVGFILVLLLLVYLGTAWFQRSLETDSHEFIVLRALGITVLLSGIALSIGVSEAVAAFFVGMAFSATEHVHDLENLLEPLRDAFAAIFFFWIGLSTDPSLFLGVAGLIAVAAVATTPTKLISGYLGGRLYDLSERRSVRVGLGMTTRGEFSLIIASLALSGAGTALPEPIAEDVYAFAVGYVLVMSIVGTTLMQYSSEIESVVVPRLEA
- a CDS encoding HAD family hydrolase, which encodes MSRAVVFDLDYTLAVPTRDRATLLSEATTAADAPSLSREEYLAAHRRNLTRETREPIFADLLDDRETDADPGAVADAYRETIADALEPLPGVESMLADLRGEYRVGLLTNGPVRAQRDKLATLGWEDAFDAALVTGELEAGKPDPRAFEAIAAELNVDPRDAVYVGDEVEADVSGATEAGMDAVQVLLEDGPDPDPRAVAHVEQSSIAADLPAILEDLA